GGATGGCGTGGAGCTTGCGCTCGAAGCGGGTGTGACGGCGTTCGCGCAGCCGGGTGGAAGTGTGAAGGACGCGGATGTCATTGCGGCCGTAGACAAGGCTGGAGCTGCGATGATCTTCACGGGCGTTCGTCACTTCCGCCATTGATCTCGCTATTTTTGGCTGTTCGCCGCAGCCTTTGCGTTTGCCCCCGAGCGCGCATGACGTCGCGCATTTTTTCGAAGCGGTGGTCCCTGGCCGATCCAGTCTGGTGGGGCGGCACTGAACGCCGCTTCTGAAAAAAACTTGGCCCTCGTTTCGAACCTGTGCTGATGCTCAGTCGTCCGCGTCGTCGAGCGACGCGGACAACACCAAGGAGCATGCAGGTGGCTGGGATTCGGGAGGCGTGCAGCGTTTGCGGAACGGACTTCGACGTTCAGTTCCGCTATCAAATGGAGGAACGCAACGGCGGTTTTTCCTTCTACTGCTCGCAGAAATGCCTCGAGAAAAGCCAGGTCGCGGGCGCAGATCAGGGCGACAACCTCGCAACGTGTGATGCGTGCGCGAAACGTTTTGCGCCCGAGCTCGCGTCGCAGGTGATGTACGTGGCCGGGCGCCGAACGTACGCGTGTTCGATGCCTTGTCGGAGCCAGCTTTTGCGTGAAGCGGGCGGGGTTCGTCTTGGTGAAATTGCTGCGGAGGCGTCTGCGCCCAAGGCTGCGCCCGTGCAGCCTGCCCCGTCCGCGCGAGCGAAGGAGCCTGGGGCGCCTCGGGCGACTCGTTCAGCAGCGCCATCGACGGCTGTTGCAGTGCCGGTCGTTCCGCGTATGGGGACGAAGAAGCAGGCCAACGGAGCGAATGGGGAGGCGACGCCGGCACCGAGCAAGGTGGCTACTTCGGAGTCGGTGACGGCCGCGGCGCCCGCTGCAGATACTGCCGTGCCGCGATACCTTGCGGTGTTCAACCACAAGGGAGGCACGGGCAAGACGACGACGGCGGTGTCGGTGGCCGCGGGGCTTGCTGCACGCGGAAAGCGTGTGCTGCTCGTGGACACGGATGCGCAGGGAAACGTGGCGGTATCGCTCGGCGCTCAAGTCGAACGGTCGCTGTACCACGTGCTCGTGATGGGTTTGCGTGTATCGGATGCCGTGAAGACGGTTCGTCCACACCTGGACCTTTTGCCCTCAAACGAAACGCTCGCGGCGGCAGAGCTTTACTTGGCGGGCCGTCAGAATCGCGATCGGGTCTTGTCCGATCGGCTCAGCGCAGCCGCGTCGAATTACGACTACGTGGTGCTCGACTGCTCGCCGAGTTTGTCGCTCATGAACCAGAACGCGCTCGTGTTTGCGGACAGTGTTCTGGTGCCGGTGGCGTGCGATTACTTGTCGCTCGTGGGGGTTCGTCAGGTCATCAAGACGGTGAAGAACGTCAACTCGATCCTGCATCATCCGGTGCAGATTTGGGGTGTCCTTCCGACGCTGTTCGATGCGCGTGCGAAGATTTGCCACGAGGCCGTATCCACGTTGAAGCAGCACTTCGCGGAGCGGTGTTTGCCGCCGGTGCGTGGTGCGATCAAGGTGAAGGAAGCTCCCGCGCAGGGACAAACCATCTTCGAGTACGCGGCGGGGAGCCCAGCGGCGGACGACTACAACGTGCTCGTCGATCGCATCATTCAGAGTCGCGACGGAGTTTCACCGGCAGCATCTGCGCCTCGTGCGGCGCGTGCGGTCGCTGCGGTTGCGGGAGGAGTATCGGCATGAATCACGAAGGTGACTTCTCGCAGGCGGCGAGCTCGCTGCTCGATCGTGACGAGGTCGAGGGCGTTCTTTCGGGAGCGTTTTACTCACCGATTCCGCGTCGAGTCGCGGACAAACCGCCGCTTCCGCGGCCGACGCATTACAAGGTGATCTGCATCTCGATGTA
The nucleotide sequence above comes from Polyangiaceae bacterium. Encoded proteins:
- a CDS encoding ParA family protein; this encodes MPRYLAVFNHKGGTGKTTTAVSVAAGLAARGKRVLLVDTDAQGNVAVSLGAQVERSLYHVLVMGLRVSDAVKTVRPHLDLLPSNETLAAAELYLAGRQNRDRVLSDRLSAAASNYDYVVLDCSPSLSLMNQNALVFADSVLVPVACDYLSLVGVRQVIKTVKNVNSILHHPVQIWGVLPTLFDARAKICHEAVSTLKQHFAERCLPPVRGAIKVKEAPAQGQTIFEYAAGSPAADDYNVLVDRIIQSRDGVSPAASAPRAARAVAAVAGGVSA